The following proteins come from a genomic window of Trifolium pratense cultivar HEN17-A07 linkage group LG4, ARS_RC_1.1, whole genome shotgun sequence:
- the LOC123921537 gene encoding protein POST-ILLUMINATION CHLOROPHYLL FLUORESCENCE INCREASE, chloroplastic produces MAATNAAIFASSKQPCISVTTSPSSYTTTKAFGSNFLNVSLPRCYLRKERHVKVRHVINAAAAVATSPTEEIQEYKLPSWATFELGKAAVYWKTTNGDPPTSGEKLKLFYNPAASQLAPSEEFGIAFNGGFNQPIMCGGEPRVMLRKDRGKADSPIYSIQICVPKHALSLIFSFTNGEDWDGPYRLQFQVPKPLKNKPIEFFNEGLAEELSQEGACERAIFPDSSTVIEKCAMIGNLSKEGGDRCELNLVPGCIDPSSPFYDPLATFDDGSCPIEVDSETED; encoded by the exons ATGGCTGCAACAAATGCTGCAATCTTTGCTTCTTCTAAGCAACCTTGCATATCTGTCACAACCTCTCCTAGTAGTTATACCACAACAAAAGCATTTG GGAGTAATTTTCTGAATGTTTCATTACCAAGATGTTACCTTAGGAAGGAAAGACATGTTAAAGTTAGGCATGTAATCAATGCTGCAGCTGCTGTTGCAACAAGTCCTACAGAGGAAATTCAAGA GTACAAGCTTCCTTCATGGGCTACCTTTGAACTTGGGAAGGCTGCTGTCTATTGGAAAACCACAAATGGGGACCCTCCTACTTCA GGTGAAAAGCTTAAACTTTTCTATAATCCAGCTGCATCTCAACTTGCCCCTAGTGAAGAATTTGGAATTGCTTTCAAtg GAGGATTTAATCAACCAATTATGTGTGGTGGTGAACCAAGAGTTATGTTAAGAAAGGATAGAGGCAAAGCTGATTCTCCTATATATTCCATTCAAATATGTGTTCCTAAACATG CTTTAAGTTTGATCTTCTCATTTACAAATGGAGAAGATTGGGATGGTCCATATAGATTGCAGTTTCAAGTACCTAAACCTTTAAAGAACAAGCCAATTGAATTCTTTAATGAG GGCTTGGCAGAGGAACTAAGTCAAGAAGGAGCATGTGAGAGAGCAATATTTCCGGACTCAAGTACAGTCATAGAGAAATGTGCTATGATTGGTAATTTATCGAAAGAAGGG GGTGATCGCTGCGAACTGAATCTTGTCCCGGGGTGTATCGATCCTAGCTCACCCTTCTACGATCCACTAGCCACTTTCGATGATGGATCATGTCCAATTGAAGTAGATTCTGAGACTGAGGATTAA